CGGGGAGCGGATCCTCGATCGTGGGCCCGTGCGCGGGGTGGATGGCGGACGGGTTCAGCGCCTGCACCCGGTCCAGGGACCGCAGGTACTCGGTCAGGTCTCCCTCCGGCGGGGCCACCAGCGTGGTGTCGGCGCCGCCCATGAACAGGTCGCCGGCGAAGAGGGCACGGTCGCCCTCGCCCCCGTTCGCATCCAGGAGAAACACGATGTGCTCCGGCGCGTGCCCGGGCGTCTGGATCACGCGCAGCACCCCGGCATTCGTCTCCACGCGGTCCCGCTCGCCGATCCAGCGGACGGCGCCATCGTACAGGCGCGGGCCGGCGGCGCCGCGGGCCATCATCACCGGCGCGCCGGTGCGCCGGGCCAGCTCCGGGGCGGCGTCGGCGTGGTCGGGGTGCGCGTGGGTGAGGAGGATGGCCACGGGCGGATGTCCCTCCAGCGCGGCGGCGATGGCATCCAGGTGCGCGGGGTCGGCGGGTCCGGGATCGATGACCACCGGCCGCTCGCGCCCCACCAGGAAGGTGCGGGTGCCGTCCAGTGTCATCGGCGACGGGTTGGGGGCCAGCAGCGTGCGGATCATCTCTTCGGCACGGGGTGGAGCAGGTTCCCAGCGGCGGAACGGGCGGGGATCAGGAAGATCCGCGCCCGTCGTCGCCGTCTGTTTTCTCCGGGCTCGCCTTCGCCCGCGAACCCGGCTGGTGCACCTTGTTCAGCAGGTCGCGCGAGGATTGCAGCAGGTCGCGCGACTTGCGGAGCATGCTGCGCGTGCGCTCCACCACCTCGTCGATGGTGCCCTCGGCCGGCGGGCCCGGCGGGGGCGATTCGTTGTCGCTCATTCGGTGGCGGATGGGGTGGCGGGAAGGGGCTCGGGGGCGAGCTCCGGCCGGGGCCGGCGATCGGGGCGGGGCGCGACGGGGTCGGCGCTCATGCACAGGGCCAGCAGCTCGGGCTCGCCCAGCGCCTCCCAGTCGGCGCTGACCGGGTGAAGTCGGCGCTTTTCGGTGCCGCATTCGAAGCACAGCCAGCCCTCGGCCATGGATTCGGGGAGGAACAGGTCCGACTTGCGGCTGGGCGTCACGCTCCAGACGTTCCACTCGCGTCCGTCGGGATCGAGAAAGCTCCGTACCGGCATTGCCTCACCGCGTTCTGGTGCCCGGCATTCCTGGCCCGCCGGCACAACGTAGAGCCCCGCGGGCGTGGCCCGCAACGTGCTTCGCCACGAGCAACTTCCAGCCCGGCCCGGACGCACGACCTGCGAATGGACATAAACATCAACTGCAAGCTTGCCGCCGTGCTGGCGGAGCGCATGCGCGGCGAGCGGAACGACCTTACCCGGCGCTGGCTGGACCGCATCGTCGCGCGC
The sequence above is a segment of the Longimicrobium sp. genome. Coding sequences within it:
- a CDS encoding MBL fold metallo-hydrolase, yielding MIRTLLAPNPSPMTLDGTRTFLVGRERPVVIDPGPADPAHLDAIAAALEGHPPVAILLTHAHPDHADAAPELARRTGAPVMMARGAAGPRLYDGAVRWIGERDRVETNAGVLRVIQTPGHAPEHIVFLLDANGGEGDRALFAGDLFMGGADTTLVAPPEGDLTEYLRSLDRVQALNPSAIHPAHGPTIEDPLP